A genomic window from Sulfurospirillum multivorans DSM 12446 includes:
- a CDS encoding cbb3-type cytochrome c oxidase subunit I: MEKFSSFIQKAFAIGSLFLVLGLAFGFEYSLNLLGYFLPSSTLSAVNARSAHVSLMLYGFVPLMLSFLPFVLMEKENVHSEKGLEKLKIYFTLWCIFLVFMTISLLLGVHRGLVFYDFAYELNFILAFSGVFYILALYDYIKAYKVIPLWIKVSLYLVIASPIALLVLMNPIIGQVEKTIVGPHGDNTLGMSFTLIPIFYLLIKLHAKETFVAKYHAMWIIPLVGYIASVAHRIFIGDLSYNQEWFFQYLTLCFVPLLIKWLRDANITFKNNPFLTISVYSFLFVDIEGNILFIPSIRWLFHRNDLIVAHAHIAMGVGIFFMAMAVVSPYLKKLNQLSFSFFYTLGFTLMLIALSMAGLMEAGFIQADIHLLWTIRMLCGLFIILVTTGFFYPQLGLNVEKLDSLRLYHLTGFLSDALGGIFLFAFAATLYPLLGFGFEGKYEYIAFAFMTTTGILHLFGLLQPLYAPMLAKISAFNRIVVSAMFLSLYLSHQLGVEAMLIAVYDLVFASVYIMFASKFERRLYV, encoded by the coding sequence ATGGAAAAATTCTCTAGTTTTATACAAAAAGCCTTTGCGATAGGCTCACTTTTTTTAGTCCTTGGCTTAGCCTTTGGCTTTGAGTATTCGCTCAACCTTTTGGGCTACTTTCTGCCCTCTTCCACGCTCTCAGCGGTCAATGCTCGAAGTGCGCATGTTTCGTTGATGCTCTATGGTTTTGTGCCGTTGATGCTCTCGTTTTTGCCGTTTGTTTTGATGGAAAAAGAGAACGTTCACAGTGAAAAAGGGCTTGAAAAACTCAAGATCTACTTTACCCTTTGGTGCATCTTTTTGGTCTTTATGACCATCAGCCTTCTTTTGGGCGTGCATCGTGGACTCGTATTTTATGACTTTGCGTATGAGCTTAACTTCATTCTTGCCTTTTCGGGTGTTTTTTACATCTTAGCGCTGTACGACTACATCAAAGCGTACAAAGTCATTCCCTTGTGGATCAAAGTCTCTTTATACCTTGTGATTGCCTCACCCATAGCACTTTTGGTGCTTATGAATCCCATCATCGGACAAGTGGAAAAGACCATCGTAGGACCGCATGGAGACAATACGCTGGGGATGAGTTTTACCCTGATTCCTATTTTTTACCTTCTTATCAAACTGCATGCCAAAGAGACGTTTGTTGCGAAGTATCACGCAATGTGGATCATTCCATTGGTTGGCTACATTGCTTCGGTTGCGCACCGCATTTTTATCGGTGATCTTAGCTACAATCAAGAGTGGTTTTTTCAGTACCTAACGCTTTGTTTTGTGCCTTTGCTTATCAAATGGCTGAGAGATGCTAACATCACCTTTAAGAACAACCCATTTTTGACCATCTCGGTCTACTCGTTTTTGTTTGTGGACATCGAGGGAAACATCTTGTTTATCCCTTCCATTCGCTGGTTATTTCACCGCAATGACCTGATCGTTGCACACGCACATATCGCCATGGGTGTGGGCATCTTTTTTATGGCGATGGCAGTCGTTTCGCCTTACCTTAAAAAACTTAACCAGCTTTCATTTAGCTTTTTTTACACACTTGGTTTTACGCTGATGCTTATCGCACTTTCGATGGCAGGACTAATGGAAGCGGGCTTTATTCAAGCAGATATTCATCTTTTATGGACGATTCGAATGCTCTGTGGACTCTTCATTATCCTCGTAACGACAGGCTTTTTCTACCCACAACTTGGGCTCAATGTTGAGAAACTGGATTCTCTTAGACTCTATCATCTCACAGGTTTTCTCTCTGATGCACTGGGTGGCATCTTTTTGTTTGCCTTTGCCGCGACGCTCTACCCACTTTTAGGATTTGGCTTTGAAGGGAAGTACGAATATATCGCCTTTGCGTTTATGACAACGACAGGCATTTTGCATCTTTTTGGTTTGCTTCAGCCCTTATATGCGCCTATGCTCGCCAAAATAAGCGCGTTTAATCGCATCGTCGTCTCTGCTATGTTTTTATCGCTTTATCTTTCACACCAGTTGGGTGTTGAAGCGATGCTTATCGCTGTGTATGACCTTGTTTTTGCCTCTGTATATATTATGTTTGCATCAAAATTTGAAAGGAGACTTTATGTTTAA